The stretch of DNA GATGCAAACAGCACGGTGGAACCCATCGGCGTCATTGCCGCCGGCGGCGACATCGAAGACATGGCGGAAGCAGCACAGTTCTTTGCGCAGCTCGGCTGCCGCCGCGTCATCATCAGCCGCACGGATGCCACCAAGCGACTTGGCGGCGTGATGGCCGCCCTTGCGACTGCCCGCCTCGCCGTCGCGGAATTTGGCATCAAGCCCTATCTGGCTGGTGGCCTTGTGGCAGCAACGCCTTCACGCCTCGCTCACATGACCCTCACAAAATCCACCACCAGCGCGCCGCAGCCGGCAGTGCTGCCGCGCCGCGCCTCCGCTTCAGTCACCCCCCTCGCCGGTGTATCTCCCACCGGCAGCACGGAGCCCACATCCGCATGAGTACGCAACCCTCCACCACAGCGGCACCTGAAAAAGCCCGCCGTAGTCAGACCATCATCACCGTCGCGTCCGGCAAGGGCGGCGTCGGCAAGACCATGGTCTCCACCACACTGGCGCACAGCCTTGCCTTTGCCGGTGAGCGCACTTTGCTTGTGGACTGCGACCTGGGCCTCGCCAATGTGGACGTGCAGCTGGGCATTATGCCCGAACACGACCTTGCAAGCGTCGTCGCCGGCACAACCGCATTTGAAGACGCCACCATTCGTGTCAGCAGCGACGACAGCGCGTCGGCGCGTGGCGCCTTTGATGTCATCGCGGGTAGTTCTGGATCCGGCAATCTGGGTGCACTGGCCCGCACCGAGCTTGCCCGCCTGCGTCAGGGTCTGACATTGATTGCCGCTCACTATGATCGTGTGATTGTTGATCTGGCCGCGGGCGTTGATCCCGCCGTCACCATGTTTGCATCCATCGAAGGACCAACCCTTGTGGTGGTTACCGATGAGCCGACCTCAATCACAGACGCCTATGCCTTCATCAAGGTCGCCTCAATGACACCGCGCGACGACGGCACTGCCGCCGACATTCGGATTGTCGTCAACATGGCGGAGACAATTGAAGCCGGCCGCAAAACCTATGAAGCCCTGTCACGGGCCTGTGGAAACTTCCTCGGGATCACGCCGCCCCTGGCGGGAATCGTACCGCGCGATACAGCCGTCCGCGATGCAGTTCGACATCAAACGCCCCTGCTGACACGTAGCCCGAATGCCAAAGCCGGTGCAGCAATCGCCAAGATGGCTGACGGCATCCGCGCAGGCTCAGCCAAATAGCGCCCGCACAAACGCCTGTTTTCTGTCGGTTTTCGTCCGCGGTAACTGCTTTTGTGGCACACCGGCCACACCGTCTGTGCAAACCCTCTCGATACGCGTAGTCTTTCGACATCATTCGTGAGCCCGGTCACACGCTTGATAAAGAACCGGGCCATGGTGATGGGAACGTCGGAGGACATGAACCTAAAGGGGGGGTTCTT from Pyruvatibacter sp. HU-CL02332 encodes:
- a CDS encoding P-loop NTPase; amino-acid sequence: MSTQPSTTAAPEKARRSQTIITVASGKGGVGKTMVSTTLAHSLAFAGERTLLVDCDLGLANVDVQLGIMPEHDLASVVAGTTAFEDATIRVSSDDSASARGAFDVIAGSSGSGNLGALARTELARLRQGLTLIAAHYDRVIVDLAAGVDPAVTMFASIEGPTLVVVTDEPTSITDAYAFIKVASMTPRDDGTAADIRIVVNMAETIEAGRKTYEALSRACGNFLGITPPLAGIVPRDTAVRDAVRHQTPLLTRSPNAKAGAAIAKMADGIRAGSAK